A window of Mercenaria mercenaria strain notata chromosome 16, MADL_Memer_1, whole genome shotgun sequence contains these coding sequences:
- the LOC123541026 gene encoding glucosidase 2 subunit beta-like, translating into MNLHLVRRKYRILSLVAVTGTIFLCFQLLSFKVLNFTSRHDSKYQSKQSAKVLDEFPPESNVVYVKDKQKDKVDKLEDKHRNKNEILELVRGTHISQVETYKADSSGNFQCVQSKKVIPFSSVNDDYCDCDDGSDEPGTSACPESRFYCTFQNPDIEPQHILGSRVNDGVCDCCDGSDEWGGISVFSGVHLTDKRMKSSLQHAPCKDDCQAVLKLSEEDDKIRALGKKLKLAYIEKGRRISKSEQYGPQGVFYKLSTECYEYDAHEYKYKLCPFKSVSQQAFPSAAIDLGKTPVWKIRLPGHFVLKMDKGDASRCPMGKHRNTVITFICGLTDKIVKVSEEEKCTYSMKFSTPAAC; encoded by the exons ATGAACCTGCACCTTGTAAGAAGGAAGTACAGAATTCTATCACTGGTTGCAGTGACTGGAACTATATTCTTATGCTTCCAACTACTCTCATTCAAAGTACTCAATTTTACAAGTAGACATGATTCAAAGTATCAGTCTAAACAGAGTGCAAAGGTTTTAGATGAGTTTCCACCAGAGTCTAATGTTGTTTAtgtaaaagataaacaaaaagaCAAAGTTGATAAACTGGAAGACAAGCATAGAAATAAGAATGAAATTCTAGAACTTGTAAGAGGCACTCACATATCACAAGTTGAGACCTATAAAGCTGATTCGAGTGGAAATTTTCAGTGTGTTCAGTCAAAG AAGGTGATACCGTTCTCCTCAGTTAATGATGATTACTGTGACTGTGATGATGGTAGTGATGAACCTGGGACCTCAGCTTGCCCAGAATCAAG gttttactgtacatttcaaaACCCAGATATAGAACCACAGCATATACTAGGGTCAAGGGTCAATGATGGTGTATGTGACTGCTGTGATGGTAGTGATGAATGGGGAGGCATATCAGTATTCTCAGGGGTTCACCTGACAG ACAAGAGGATGAAGAGCAGTTTACAGCATGCACCTTGTAAAGATGATTGTCAGGCTGTCCTGAAACTGAGCGAAGAAGATGACAAAATACGAGCACTTGGGAAGAAGCTGAAACTAGCATATATAGAAAAGGGTCGTAGAATCTCAAAGTCTGAG cAATATGGACCACAAGGTGTGTTCTATAAACTGTCAACAGAGTGCTATGAATATGACGCTCATGAATACAAGTACAAACTGTGTCCATTCAAATCTGTTAGTCAACAGGCATTCCCCTCAGCAGCAATAGATCTGg GAAAAACGCCCGTATGGAAAATAAGATTACCTGGTCATTTTGTGTTGAAGATGGACAAGGGGGACGCATCTAGGTGTCCTATGGGTAAACATAGAAATACTGTG ATTACATTTATATGCGGCCTCACGGACAAAATAGTCAAAGTTTCTGAGGAAGAAAAGTGTACATATTCTATGAAGTTTTCCACACCAGCAGCCTGTTGA